The following is a genomic window from Hymenobacter gelipurpurascens.
GCTCGGAAGTAAGCCTGCAGCAAGTACCTGCTGGCATCTATTTCCTGGAGCTCATCACTGCTGGTAAACACAATGTGCAGCGTTTTGTAAAGCAATAATTTGCTCTACAAGTCATAAGAAAGAGGCCCGTTCTGCAACTGCAGAATGGGCCTCTTTCTTTATTTAGCTAGTTGTTCGGAGGCAGCGTTACCTGAGGTGATACTATAACACACCGAATCATCTTGCTTCCATCAGGCAGTATAACCACCGATATAGCAAGCGATATACTTCAATGTGCTGGGCATGCAGGAAACTCAGTATTTTTCTAGGCCAGTAAAAAGCCCGTCCGGAATTACCGAACGGGCTTTTTACTGGCCTAGAAAAACCGTGTAGGCCAAATGGCCTAGCCATTCATGGCCATCAGGAATTCTTCATTATCCTTGGTGCCTTTCATGCGGTCCTTGAGGAACTCCATGGCTTCGGAGGCCGTCATGTCCGACATGAACTTGCGGAGCACCCAGATGCGGTTAAGCTCGTCCTTGCTCATGAGCAGGTCTTCGCGACGCGTACCGGATGCCGGAACATCAATAGCCGGGAAGATGCGCTTGTTGGCCAGCTTGCGGTCCAGCTGCAGTTCCATGTTGCCGGTACCCTTGAACTCCTCAAAGATTACCTCGTCCATCTTCGAGCCGGTCTCGATGAGCGCCGTGGCAATAATGGTCAGCGAGCCACCATCTTCTACGTTACGAGCGGCACCGAAGAAGCGCTTGGGCTTGTGCAGCGCGTTGGCATCGACACCACCCGAGAGGATTTTGCCGGATGCAGGCTGCACCGTGTTATAGGCCCGGGCCAGACGCGTAATAGAGTCGAGCAGGATTACGACATCATGACCACACTCCACAAGGCGCTTGGCCTTTTCCATGGCAATGGTGGCAATCTTCACGTGGCGGTCAGCCGTTTCGTCGAAGGTGGAGCTGAGCACTTCGGCTTTCACCGAGCGGGCCATGTCCGTAACTTCTTCCGGGCGTTCATCGATGAGCAGAATCATCAGGTACACCTCAGGGTGGTTCTCGGAAATAGCGTTGGCAATTTCCTGCAGCAGCACCGTCTTACCCGTTTTGGGCTGGGCCACGATCAGGCCCCGCTGGCCTTTGCCAATAGGAGCGAACAGATCCAGAATACGCGTGCTGTACTGCCCCGATTTTGTCGTGAGCTTCAGGCGCTCCTCGGCAAACAGCGGCGTGAGGTTAGCAAAGGGAATACGGTCGCGGGCCTCTTCTACTGAGCGACCGTTGATGCCCTCCACTCCTACCAGTGCGAAGTATTTTTCGCCTTCGCGAGGCGGCCGGATGGTGCACTTCACCGTGTCGCCGGCTTTGAGACCGAACTGCTTCACCTGCTGCGGCGAAACATAAATATCATCGGGCGAAGCCAAGTAATTGTAGAAGGGGCTGCGTAGGAAACCATAACCACCGTCGGGCATCATTTCCAGCGTACCATCTCCCGGAATCGTGATTTCAAACTCTGGGCGAGCAGGACGCTGCTCTACATTCTGGCGAAGCTCACCAGACTGACGCGGCTCGCCAGCCACGCGGGGCTCACCCTGGCGCTGCTCCAGGCGTTCCGTAAGCCGCTGCTGGCGCTGCAGTTCACGAGCGGCATACCGCTCTTCACGCCGCTGCTCGCGGCCTTCGCGGCCATCGGGGCGCACCACGGCCTCGCGCTGGCCACCATCGCGCAGGGCGCGAGGGGCATCGTTGCGAAACTCCCGGGGCTGGTCCGTACGACCATCCGGGCGCGGCTCCCGGCCGTTCTGGCCGAACTCCTGACGACCTTCGCGGGGCTCGCGCCCGTCGTTGCGGCCTTCGCGGCTGAAACGCTGCTCCCGACCATCGCGCAACGGCGCCGGCGCCGTTGGATCAATGGGGCGCAGCTCGCGGGGTAAACTCTGCGGTACAGCAACTGGAGCAACTGCCCCTTCCTGGCCTACGGGTGCAACTGGCACAGTTTCTACGGCTGGAGCTGCACCTTCTATTGCAGCATCAGCCTGCAGGGTTTCAGCGCCATTAGCAGCGGGCATAGGCCGCCCGTTGCGGTCGGTGCGCTGGCGGCGCTCCGGGCGCTGATATACTTTAATTGGGCGGTCAGAGCCGTTTTCGCTTGGAGCAGGCTCAGCCACCGCCACGGCAGGAGCTTCTACAAGCTCGGCCGCTACGGCGGGCTGCTCGGCTACCACTCGTGCCACCGGCTCAGGTGCGAGGGCAATAGATGCTTCCACAACTGGTGCGGCTACAACCTCGGGAGCTACAGCGGCTGGTTTAGCCACTTTAGGAGCCGCAGCACGGGCCGGCCGTGGGGCCCGCGCAGGGCGGGCAGCCGGAGCAGCAGCTTCTGCCACTTCAGCTACGGGGGCAATATCCTCAGTGGGCGCGCCAGACTTACCAGCAGCGGGTTTCACTTTTTTGGGAAGCTTGTCCTGCGGTGTAATAGCTTGTTGGTCCAGGATCTTGTAAATCAGATCCTGCTTACTGAGTTTTTTGAAGTTACCGACGTTCAGTTGTTCTGCAATTTCCTTTAGATCGGACAGCAGACGGTCCTTCAACTCTTCGATAGTGTACATATAAGAAGCTGGGCGAAAAATCAGGCGGGGCACAAAGCCAAAATGGGGGAGGCAGCACGGGCCAATCCGGACACAAAGCCAACCGCAGAGGGTTGCGCAATCAACAGGATTCTAGAGGAGAATACGGAGGGTGGTAGCGGGAGGCGCTGAAAATAGAGCGGACCGTACGCGAGAGTAAAAACTAACTGCGGGCCCGGTTTCAACCGCCGGCTTGCTAACGCAATGTTAGGGTAATACGGGGGAACTGCCAAATCGGATACGGGAATTTTCTCCCCAGATTTTATCCGGTTTGTCCACTGTACGATTTCCAGTAATTGCAGCCGCAATTTTCCGGGCAAACAACGCTAAACAACAGATTACCAGCCGTACAATTTATGGCGTAGGCCACTACTCCTGTGTTGCTAACGCGTTGGTTTCCGATTTAAGTTTCAACCATCCAGGAAAACGAAAGCCTCGGCCAGCATGGTACAAACTGTATTTGTTGGTGATGCCCA
Proteins encoded in this region:
- the rho gene encoding transcription termination factor Rho, whose amino-acid sequence is MYTIEELKDRLLSDLKEIAEQLNVGNFKKLSKQDLIYKILDQQAITPQDKLPKKVKPAAGKSGAPTEDIAPVAEVAEAAAPAARPARAPRPARAAAPKVAKPAAVAPEVVAAPVVEASIALAPEPVARVVAEQPAVAAELVEAPAVAVAEPAPSENGSDRPIKVYQRPERRQRTDRNGRPMPAANGAETLQADAAIEGAAPAVETVPVAPVGQEGAVAPVAVPQSLPRELRPIDPTAPAPLRDGREQRFSREGRNDGREPREGRQEFGQNGREPRPDGRTDQPREFRNDAPRALRDGGQREAVVRPDGREGREQRREERYAARELQRQQRLTERLEQRQGEPRVAGEPRQSGELRQNVEQRPARPEFEITIPGDGTLEMMPDGGYGFLRSPFYNYLASPDDIYVSPQQVKQFGLKAGDTVKCTIRPPREGEKYFALVGVEGINGRSVEEARDRIPFANLTPLFAEERLKLTTKSGQYSTRILDLFAPIGKGQRGLIVAQPKTGKTVLLQEIANAISENHPEVYLMILLIDERPEEVTDMARSVKAEVLSSTFDETADRHVKIATIAMEKAKRLVECGHDVVILLDSITRLARAYNTVQPASGKILSGGVDANALHKPKRFFGAARNVEDGGSLTIIATALIETGSKMDEVIFEEFKGTGNMELQLDRKLANKRIFPAIDVPASGTRREDLLMSKDELNRIWVLRKFMSDMTASEAMEFLKDRMKGTKDNEEFLMAMNG